The window GACAAGACATACACCCGTAGGGCAGATGTGAAGAGGCACCTGGCCAGCCACACCGGCGAGAGGCCATATCAGTGCAGCCAGTGCGGAAAGCGGTTCTCCCTCCGTTTCATGCTCAAGAAACACCTCAAAGTCCACACGGGCGAGCGGCCTTTCGAGTGCTCCCACTGTTCCAAGAGGTTCACCTTGATATCCATCCTGACCAGACACGAGAGGATGCACACGGGAGAGAGGCCCTTCCTCTGCTCTCAGTGTGGGAAGGGTTTCCTCTCCCAGGGGGAGCTTTCAAAGCACCACAGGTCCCATGTGGATGACAGACCGTACCCCTGCAGTCTGTGTGAGAAGCGCTTCAAGAGTAAGAGAGCTCAGCAGGAACATATTGTCTCCCACACAGGCGTTCGCCCGTACCCCTGTACCTTCTGTGGGAAGGGCTTCTCCAAACCGTACGCTCTGACCAGGCATCACCTCATacacactggagagagaccgTTCCCTTGTTCCCACTGCGAGAAGACCTTCCTAACTCTTGGCGAGGCCCAGCTGCATGAACGGATTCACACGGGAGAGCGACCCTatccctgctctgtgtgtgaaaTGAAATTCAAGAGTTCGTCAGAGCTGGCGAGACACAAGCGATGTCACGCAGGGGTACGACCTGCTCGGCCCAACTGTCACTTGTGTTCGAAAAGCTTTACCTCCAAGGCTAAACTGAGGAAACACATGGAGGTTCACTCAGGGACTGAAGGAGAGGCAGACACTGAGGCCCAGGCCTCCAACATTTGAAGTGTTGAACAATCCACCTGAAACAGACACAGCAGCATGATTGTCCATTGTATCTTGTCAACACCATCTATAGTGTGTTGTACTCTCAGTAAAAGCAGGCATTGGTTCATTGTTTTGTGTAACTACTTACAGGTACTTACATCTATTAAACAGCTAAAATTACAGAAATACTTTTTGATGTAACACATTAAAATTTGGTTGCTACTGTTTTCAAATGCATTTCTTATTGTTTAGTGATGTACTTGATTCATACATGTCAAAACGgacaataaaaaatataaataaattatctaggctaatttattttttaatgtgTAGCATGGTTATCTGTACACAATGGTATGAATACAATTATATGATTTGTTCTACTATAAAATGTAAACTGTTCGTGAATGCATTTTCAATTCCAAATATTTAGTTGAAATTTAGTGGGGGAAAAAGTGCTGCGTTTTGCAACAAGTAAGCAGCCTTTCCACTTTGCTGCGGTGTCGACCTTGAACGTGCCCCCTCCGAGCATCCGTCGTGACGCGCGATAGCCGCCGAAACAATTTCCGGATGTGACAAAAAGTATTTTTCAGACAACCTTCGGCTGGCTAAGCTTGCTTGCCTGTGTATATGTTAACATTCAGTGCGTTTTAAGCAGACTGATTTCTTGCACTGTTGTCTCAGCCTGTTACTATATGTCGCGTTTTAAGGGCTATGCGCAATGAACGACAGGCAGCGTGCATCCAGCTAACTGACCAGTCTCCAACTGTTGCAACTCTTGTTTGGCCCACGCGAGAAAATGGATACTGAAATATTTTTGGCAGACAGTGCAGGTACAACAGTTTTGTTTTACGTTACGTTGTTTAAAATATTTATCATGAATGTCAAGTTCTGGTTTATTGCACATAATATTGTCTTACTGTTTTTATATTGGTCTGTGTACCTTACGGCCGCCATGGTAGAAATGTTGCTTGCTGTTCCAAAAATTAAATGCACCGTTGTGAACACTGCGTTGTCATAGCCATGATAATACGCATTTGCGTCACTGAATATACCCCAGGTTTCTCTGAAAGTGTAGCATTCAAAAAACTTCACTCTGACACCTTGCACAATAATGTTTGTTACGGCTTAACACTATTCAGATAGAGGTTAATATAGATTTCCCAAATCCAATACTCTTtcttatatataaatatagataCGTACATGCCAGAGGGAGTATTTTACAAACATAACAAAACACTAATTTCCCCACCTCCTAACAATAACACATCTACTATGTGAATTACATTATTGTTTATAAATAAACCGTTGTGTTTCAGCTGCCCCTCTACCTCTGCGCTCTCTGCGTCTCCTGGTTCCTCCTCTTCAGCTGATGTCAGCGTCCATGTGGCAGGTGGTCCATCAGCGAGAAGTCCTGAGGTATGGGATGCTGGCTGAGTTTGTGTCAGTGGTCACAGAGACTGTCCCAGAGCTTCTCAACTACAAGCACAGGGCCCAACTCATTCTGGGGTTGCGAGCTAGGGTAAGTGAATGTGAAAGGAGATGTACCGACTGACCCATGAACTATATTGTGTATGTCACAACAACACACTTGTGAACacacccttgtgtgtgtgttatttcagCATATTCTGGAGTTACTTCGTGGTGAGACTCCTGTAGAGCCTCAAGTTATTTTAACCCACTTGGACAGAATTCAGCCACATACTCACTCCAGCAATGATGTAAGTGAAGCTTGAAAAAAATGCTCTTTGTAGACATAACTCAAATGACAAGTGAGAAATGCTGAGGGATATCCCGTTtgctgtgtttttgtgcatTTATGTATGCCTTATTGTGTAACTATGAATTTTGTGGTCCAATAAAAATATGTGCTTTGATTTGTGCTTATGCAGATGAACGATACAGAGGTTGAGGCCTCTGAGAAGTTTCTAGAACTGGTCCAGACCTTACTAAAGGACTCTGATATGAAGGAACATTTTTTTGAGGTAAGATATGACACACATTGCAGTTACCTCATCAATTTATCAagtcagatccccccccccccccccccccccccccccagtagtgACACTGTCCCTAtcttggtctgtctgtctcccagggGGTGTTCTCAGTGGAATTTGGACCGCATTATGACATAGAGCTACAGACGCTGTTGTGGGAGTTTCTCTCTAGACTGGCACAGCTTTTACCAACTCCTGACTTTGAGCAGGTAGGTGAAAGGTTAAGCTAATATTTGCTGTAGATGGGAGGTATATTTTAGAACCTTCTGGAGTTACATCATGGTGAGATTCCAGTAGAATCTCAGGATGATTATTTTAACCCACCATGGCAAGATTCAGACACTCACTTCAGATAAGACATAAATCTGACTTTTTCAGGTGATGTAAACCAGCTGATTAGTTTGATTTTCCTCCACAGACTGTGTCATTGCTTGGTTCTGCATCTTCTGTTCTGGAGGACTGTTCCCACGCTATGTCTCACCCAGAAGACCTGAAAGGTCTGCTTCAGTATCAACAGCACACTGGGCATCTGGAGGAGCATGGTGGGTAACATGGAAATCAAGGAGAAGTCTCATtcacaacattaaaaaaaaatggagGATGCCTCTCTTTGTTTGATAAAAAGACGTgttctctttgtttttctacagTTCCACCCTGTGCTATGGGTGACTGTattctgacctctctctccgtgCCTCTTCGAGGTAGATTGATGGACAACGCTGACCAGGTCAGCTGTGATAGCCGTTCGGAACCCTCACAAGACCTCATGGACGACACACACCATGTGTCGTTCGTAGAGGATGTGGTTGAAATTGTCACCGTGTCAGACTACTCTGAGGTTGGGAAGGGGACCAGTCAGAAcggggaggagctggtggaaGAGAATATGGAGGAAGTTAAAATAATGGTGGATGTGACCAAAGAGCCGACAGAAAAGCCTCCTGAAGAGAAAGTAAGAGTAGGCGAGAAGCAGGAAACGCACCAGGAGAAAGCGATGGAGGAATCCGAGAGTATAATTAAGAGCCCTTCCTGTCTAGTAGAAACAGGCGATGACCCAGCATCCTGTCAATCCCAAACGCCCTCTGGTTCACATGACTGCCCAGACTGTGACAAAACCTTCAAGTTTGCCTCTGCACTGATAGCTCACCGGGTCATCCACACTGGTGAGCGCCCGTACCAGTGTAACCGCTGTGGCCGATGCTTCTCCTTTAGGCAGTCtttagacagacacagacacacccataaAGATGGCCGCCAGTATGACTGTGTGATCTGTGGGGAGACCTTCCAGTCCCTCTCAGCCCGTACAGAGCACAAGAAGACCCACATGgaggatggtgtgtatgtgtgcccacGCTGCGATAAGAGATTCAACTGGGAGTCGGCGCTGGTGAGACATCTGAAAACTCACACTGAGGGAGCCGAGCTCAACGAAGAGGAGCCCGCCAAGACGCTGAAAACGGAGCCAGACGACGTCGGGATTGAGGAGGGCGTAGGGGAGGTGGTTGTTGAAATGACCGAAACAGAACAGGGGTTGCAGGGGGAAGCGAAGTGTAATCTCagtccagaggaggagagtcGGTCCAACCAGCACACGTCTTGTGCGTTGCCTGCTTTGGTTCCTAAGCTTCTAGACAAGGTTGTGTCCATGGTAAAGGTTCGCACCAGCGCGCGCACACCCAAGCCCACGATGAAGATACAGGTAATAAACCTGCAGAAACGCAAGGGAAAGGTCATGGCCCCCAAAAAGAGATTGGGTGGGGTGAAACTTCCAGAAGAGACCAAGACAGTTTTATTTAACAGGTAAGTTTAGCACGACAATCGTTTCAGCATGTTAATGTTAACAACTTGATGTTGCCAACATCTCTATACAGAGCAGATGTATAATTTGTCACTGTCTCTTTGACAGCGATGAGCATTCCTACGGCTCACAAATCGTTTCTACaaaggaaggagaagaaggtgGGTGTGGTCGTCATTCATTGCTCATGTCAAATAGGTTATTTTCATCCC of the Osmerus mordax isolate fOsmMor3 chromosome 17, fOsmMor3.pri, whole genome shotgun sequence genome contains:
- the LOC136960011 gene encoding zinc finger protein 709-like isoform X2, whose product is MDTEIFLADSAAAPLPLRSLRLLVPPLQLMSASMWQVVHQREVLRYGMLAEFVSVVTETVPELLNYKHRAQLILGLRARHILELLRGETPVEPQVILTHLDRIQPHTHSSNDMNDTEVEASEKFLELVQTLLKDSDMKEHFFEGVFSVEFGPHYDIELQTLLWEFLSRLAQLLPTPDFEQTVSLLGSASSVLEDCSHAMSHPEDLKGLLQYQQHTGHLEEHVPPCAMGDCILTSLSVPLRGRLMDNADQVSCDSRSEPSQDLMDDTHHVSFVEDVVEIVTVSDYSEVGKGTSQNGEELVEENMEEVKIMVDVTKEPTEKPPEEKVRVGEKQETHQEKAMEESESIIKSPSCLVETGDDPASCQSQTPSGSHDCPDCDKTFKFASALIAHRVIHTGERPYQCNRCGRCFSFRQSLDRHRHTHKDGRQYDCVICGETFQSLSARTEHKKTHMEDGVYVCPRCDKRFNWESALVRHLKTHTEGAELNEEEPAKTLKTEPDDVGIEEGVGEVVVEMTETEQGLQGEAKCNLSPEEESRSNQHTSCALPALVPKLLDKVVSMVKVRTSARTPKPTMKIQVINLQKRKGKVMAPKKRLGGVKLPEETKTVLFNSDEHSYGSQIVSTKEGEEDNSTPLQSCPQCSFSHQEEAQIQQHIERVHSGVEAQDDPLALEHQTGPAGCYDCPDCEKTFRFQSLLKAHQRIHTGERPYLCSQCGRSFSFKQSLERHKHTHKNGRKYDCLICGESFKSLSAHRDHKSSHMENGTYLCSVCGRTFAWKSALVRHLKTHTEASDKTERPHKCPHCDLGFSCVTYLNRHLLTHKEERLHVCTCGKSFAYKAALTAHQRTHQSERPHQCKQCGKGFLYKGGLLSHMKIHSEEMPYMCSFCGKSFKRERNMKKHERCHTRENVFSCSQCEKTFVYKATLIRHELTHSGVRPYLCSDCGKGFFSHAELLKHERFHTGHKPFQCPHCGKKFTQSCYLTIHLRYHTGVRPYTCPQCDKSFLSANRLKRHQRTHTGEKPYLCVECGKGFKQSYHLKMHVRTHTPKFI
- the LOC136960011 gene encoding zinc finger protein 709-like isoform X1, producing the protein MDTEIFLADSAAAPLPLRSLRLLVPPLQLMSASMWQVVHQREVLRYGMLAEFVSVVTETVPELLNYKHRAQLILGLRARHILELLRGETPVEPQVILTHLDRIQPHTHSSNDMNDTEVEASEKFLELVQTLLKDSDMKEHFFEGVFSVEFGPHYDIELQTLLWEFLSRLAQLLPTPDFEQTVSLLGSASSVLEDCSHAMSHPEDLKGLLQYQQHTGHLEEHVPPCAMGDCILTSLSVPLRGRLMDNADQVSCDSRSEPSQDLMDDTHHVSFVEDVVEIVTVSDYSEVGKGTSQNGEELVEENMEEVKIMVDVTKEPTEKPPEEKVRVGEKQETHQEKAMEESESIIKSPSCLVETGDDPASCQSQTPSGSHDCPDCDKTFKFASALIAHRVIHTGERPYQCNRCGRCFSFRQSLDRHRHTHKDGRQYDCVICGETFQSLSARTEHKKTHMEDGVYVCPRCDKRFNWESALVRHLKTHTEGAELNEEEPAKTLKTEPDDVGIEEGVGEVVVEMTETEQGLQGEAKCNLSPEEESRSNQHTSCALPALVPKLLDKVVSMVKVRTSARTPKPTMKIQVINLQKRKGKVMAPKKRLGGVKLPEETKTVLFNSDEHSYGSQIVSTKEGEEGATADNSTPLQSCPQCSFSHQEEAQIQQHIERVHSGVEAQDDPLALEHQTGPAGCYDCPDCEKTFRFQSLLKAHQRIHTGERPYLCSQCGRSFSFKQSLERHKHTHKNGRKYDCLICGESFKSLSAHRDHKSSHMENGTYLCSVCGRTFAWKSALVRHLKTHTEASDKTERPHKCPHCDLGFSCVTYLNRHLLTHKEERLHVCTCGKSFAYKAALTAHQRTHQSERPHQCKQCGKGFLYKGGLLSHMKIHSEEMPYMCSFCGKSFKRERNMKKHERCHTRENVFSCSQCEKTFVYKATLIRHELTHSGVRPYLCSDCGKGFFSHAELLKHERFHTGHKPFQCPHCGKKFTQSCYLTIHLRYHTGVRPYTCPQCDKSFLSANRLKRHQRTHTGEKPYLCVECGKGFKQSYHLKMHVRTHTPKFI